The Corallococcus caeni genome includes a region encoding these proteins:
- the purE gene encoding 5-(carboxyamino)imidazole ribonucleotide mutase, translated as MAASASTPWVGVIMGGRSDLEHLQPAIDILAELRIPHEVRIVSAHRTPDWMMEYASTAESRGLSVIIAAAGGAAHLPGMVSSKTLLPVLGVPMPTTVLSGFDALLSIVQMPKGVPVGTQAIGKPGAANAALHAAAILALKYPELRERLGAWRKARTDEVLAQREVAG; from the coding sequence ATGGCGGCGAGCGCGAGCACCCCGTGGGTCGGGGTCATCATGGGCGGCAGAAGCGACCTCGAACACCTGCAACCGGCGATCGACATCCTCGCCGAGCTGCGCATCCCGCATGAGGTGCGCATCGTGTCCGCGCACCGCACCCCGGACTGGATGATGGAGTACGCGTCCACGGCGGAGTCGCGGGGCCTGTCCGTCATCATCGCCGCGGCGGGCGGCGCGGCGCACCTGCCCGGCATGGTGTCCAGCAAGACGCTGCTGCCGGTGCTGGGCGTGCCCATGCCCACCACGGTGCTCTCCGGCTTCGACGCGCTGCTCTCCATCGTGCAGATGCCCAAGGGCGTCCCGGTGGGCACGCAGGCCATTGGCAAGCCGGGGGCCGCCAACGCGGCGCTGCACGCGGCGGCCATCCTGGCGCTGAAGTACCCGGAGCTGCGCGAGCGGCTGGGCGCGTGGCGCAAGGCGCGCACGGACGAAGTGCTGGCGCAGCGCGAGGTGGCGGGATGA
- the ybaK gene encoding Cys-tRNA(Pro) deacylase encodes MKTNAARLLDSLGIAYSLRDYDVDPDDLSAETVAAKVGMPAEQVFKTLVAKGDRTGVLMAVVPGNAELDLKALARLSGDRKVDTVPLKELQPLTGYIRGGVTALGGKKDYPVFVDETLELFDEVAVSAGVRGTQIVLAPADYLRVTKGKPGPISRPKA; translated from the coding sequence ATGAAGACGAACGCCGCCCGGCTGCTGGACTCGCTCGGCATCGCGTACAGCCTGCGCGACTACGACGTGGATCCGGACGACCTGTCCGCGGAGACGGTGGCCGCGAAAGTGGGCATGCCCGCGGAGCAGGTCTTCAAGACGCTGGTGGCCAAGGGGGACCGCACCGGCGTGTTGATGGCGGTGGTGCCCGGCAACGCGGAACTGGATTTGAAGGCCCTGGCGCGGCTCTCCGGCGACCGCAAGGTGGACACCGTTCCCCTCAAGGAATTGCAGCCGCTCACGGGCTACATCCGGGGCGGCGTCACCGCGCTGGGCGGCAAGAAGGACTACCCCGTCTTCGTGGACGAGACGCTGGAGCTGTTCGACGAGGTCGCCGTGTCGGCCGGGGTGCGCGGGACGCAAATTGTCCTCGCCCCGGCGGACTACCTCCGCGTGACGAAGGGAAAGCCGGGACCCATCTCGCGTCCGAAGGCGTAG
- the purK gene encoding 5-(carboxyamino)imidazole ribonucleotide synthase translates to MSGPMVLPGGTLGILGGGQLGRMMALAARTLGYQVQALDPDSACPSRSVVDRCLTASFSDTVAAEDLARQCDVVTLEIEKVSLATLNAVARHAPMRPGASVLEVVQHRGRQKAWLAKGGFPLGPWREANSEAELAAAITALGGKCFIKSSEGGYDGRGQYEVKAASEAAVAWKELGERSVVVEAALDLKAELSVLVARGPDGQLAVYPPAFNHHEERILAWSLLPGPLPEAVLSQASQVARDITSGLKVEGLLVVEMFLLGDGSLLVNEVAPRPHNSFHSTEVACLTSQFEQAVRAVCNLPLGSVEVVRPAAIVNLLGDLWLKEGGPRFAQALAMPGVRLHLYGKRDARKGRKMGHLSAVGKTPEDALQRVKAAATALGM, encoded by the coding sequence ATGAGCGGCCCCATGGTGCTTCCCGGCGGCACGCTGGGCATCCTCGGCGGCGGCCAGCTGGGGCGCATGATGGCGCTCGCCGCGCGCACGCTGGGCTACCAGGTGCAGGCGCTGGATCCGGACTCCGCGTGCCCGTCCCGCTCCGTGGTGGACCGCTGCCTCACCGCGTCCTTCTCCGACACGGTGGCGGCGGAGGACCTGGCGCGCCAGTGCGACGTGGTGACGCTGGAGATTGAGAAGGTGTCACTGGCCACGCTCAACGCGGTGGCCCGGCACGCGCCCATGCGGCCCGGCGCCTCCGTGCTGGAGGTGGTGCAGCACCGCGGCCGGCAGAAGGCGTGGCTCGCGAAGGGCGGCTTCCCGCTGGGCCCGTGGCGCGAGGCGAACTCGGAGGCGGAGCTGGCGGCGGCCATCACCGCGCTGGGCGGCAAGTGCTTCATCAAGTCCAGCGAGGGCGGCTACGACGGGCGCGGCCAGTACGAGGTGAAGGCGGCCTCCGAGGCGGCCGTGGCGTGGAAGGAGCTGGGCGAGCGCTCCGTGGTGGTGGAGGCCGCGCTGGACCTGAAGGCGGAGCTGTCCGTGCTGGTGGCGCGCGGCCCGGATGGGCAGCTCGCGGTGTACCCGCCCGCGTTCAACCACCACGAGGAGCGCATCCTCGCGTGGTCGCTGTTGCCGGGTCCGCTGCCGGAGGCCGTGCTGTCGCAGGCGTCGCAGGTGGCGCGCGACATCACCTCCGGGCTGAAGGTGGAGGGGCTGCTGGTGGTGGAGATGTTCCTGCTGGGCGACGGGTCGCTGCTGGTGAACGAGGTGGCGCCCCGGCCGCACAACAGCTTCCACTCGACGGAAGTGGCGTGCCTCACGAGCCAGTTCGAGCAAGCCGTGCGTGCGGTGTGCAATCTGCCCCTGGGCTCCGTGGAGGTGGTGCGCCCCGCGGCCATCGTGAACCTGCTGGGCGACCTGTGGCTGAAGGAAGGCGGGCCCCGGTTCGCGCAGGCGCTGGCGATGCCCGGCGTCCGCCTGCACCTGTACGGCAAGCGCGACGCGCGCAAGGGCCGCAAGATGGGCCACCTGTCCGCGGTGGGAAAGACGCCCGAGGACGCGCTCCAGCGCGTGAAGGCCGCGGCTACCGCCCTGGGGATGTGA
- a CDS encoding vWA domain-containing protein, with the protein MNRTVLFLALAGGLALTALVLGMPHRGGLPPQVVVTTPAPPLPTPPPGPRSSSGSLQVTSRLSHPYVPVGASETYVTVDLTGAEVPGAKRSPVNLAVVIDRSGSMSGYKLQQAKQAARHLVTLLRDEDRLAIVHYGSDVKSLPSLPATASNRERMMQFIDGIWDDGGTNISAGLSVGRTQLASAMGNGASVNRLILMSDGQPTEGVSDEEGLKNVVKEIRASGITVSSIGVGTDFNEDLMQAFAEYGAGAYGFLEDASKLSTLFQRDLQQATTAVARNVELSFELPPGTTLDEVLGYRAHQAGNTVRVALPDFSAGQVERVVARIHVTGTTPGQSVQVAGLKVAYTDLLVHKNVEDQSMLAAVATDVQEEVVQRQDKEATVYAARARSAQNLQKAAEAMSQGRKDEAKGYLSQNQALFQEAGAVAGAAAVAADQADQARAMQEYDDAETEEAQKAAVKNSKVKALKSFGRMGSTY; encoded by the coding sequence ATGAATCGTACGGTCCTGTTCCTCGCCCTGGCTGGTGGCCTTGCCCTCACCGCGCTGGTGCTGGGCATGCCCCACCGGGGCGGACTTCCGCCCCAGGTCGTCGTGACGACCCCGGCGCCGCCGCTGCCCACTCCGCCCCCCGGGCCGCGCTCGTCGTCCGGCAGCCTCCAGGTGACCAGCCGGCTGTCGCATCCCTATGTGCCGGTGGGCGCGTCGGAGACGTACGTGACGGTAGACCTCACCGGCGCGGAGGTGCCCGGGGCGAAGCGCAGCCCGGTGAACCTGGCGGTGGTCATCGACCGGTCCGGGTCCATGAGCGGCTACAAGCTCCAGCAGGCGAAGCAGGCCGCGCGGCACCTGGTGACGCTCTTGCGCGACGAGGACCGGCTGGCCATCGTGCACTACGGCAGTGACGTGAAGAGCCTGCCATCCCTGCCGGCCACCGCGAGCAACCGCGAGCGGATGATGCAGTTCATCGACGGCATCTGGGACGACGGCGGCACGAACATCAGCGCGGGCCTGTCGGTGGGCCGCACGCAGCTGGCGTCCGCCATGGGCAACGGGGCCAGCGTGAACCGCCTCATCCTGATGAGCGACGGCCAGCCCACCGAGGGCGTGTCCGACGAGGAGGGGCTCAAGAACGTGGTGAAGGAGATCCGCGCCTCCGGCATCACGGTGAGCTCCATTGGCGTGGGCACCGACTTCAACGAGGACCTGATGCAGGCGTTCGCGGAGTACGGCGCGGGCGCGTACGGCTTCCTCGAGGACGCGAGCAAGCTGTCCACCCTCTTCCAGCGTGACCTGCAGCAGGCCACCACCGCGGTGGCGCGCAACGTGGAGCTGTCCTTCGAACTGCCCCCGGGCACGACGCTGGACGAGGTGCTGGGCTACCGCGCGCACCAGGCCGGCAACACCGTGCGCGTTGCGCTGCCGGACTTCTCCGCGGGCCAGGTGGAGCGCGTGGTGGCGCGCATCCACGTGACGGGCACCACGCCGGGCCAGTCCGTGCAGGTGGCGGGGCTGAAGGTCGCGTACACGGACCTGCTCGTGCACAAGAACGTGGAGGACCAGTCCATGCTGGCCGCGGTGGCCACCGACGTGCAGGAGGAGGTCGTCCAGCGCCAGGACAAGGAGGCCACGGTGTACGCGGCCCGGGCCCGCAGCGCGCAGAACCTCCAGAAGGCCGCGGAGGCGATGAGCCAGGGCAGGAAGGACGAGGCCAAGGGCTACCTCTCCCAGAACCAGGCCCTCTTCCAGGAGGCGGGCGCGGTGGCGGGCGCGGCGGCGGTGGCGGCGGATCAGGCCGACCAGGCCCGCGCGATGCAGGAATACGACGACGCGGAGACCGAGGAGGCCCAGAAGGCCGCCGTGAAGAACAGCAAGGTGAAGGCGCTCAAGAGCTTCGGGCGCATGGGCTCCACGTACTGA
- a CDS encoding bifunctional diguanylate cyclase/phosphodiesterase → MSLPSPSKPAPPPPWLWNGDEPRVATVFQPIVDLLSGEVLGHEVLSRGLGPVESPNELFNRARVEGFTFELERACWTAAVRRIATLPEAQRRGPFFFNVSPDVLSDERFGGASTLELLRQHGLSPQQLVLEITERSTFEDTEQLRMLARRYAEQGFGIALDDFGAGHSGLVTLVHSAPDFIKLDQALVRDIHLHTYRQHLVKSLVAFAQRVDAVLIAEGVETWNELAVLLRLGIRHAQGYLLARPVSSPQRPGADFAERCREAIRALHHREHEDDETVGSMIIRPPCAPVTAQAVELDRLFRRTPGEDHVVLLDGEQPHAVVTRRSFYARFGGAAVSAASALPEGPREALMVVEDATAITALARMAMRRSPESVYDPVVVTDAKGHFLGTVTMKQLIARASDLEQHAATGAHPLTDLPGSRMIERWIRAALQGSAFTVIYADLDHFEAYNDRYGFLQGDRVIRYTASVLSECLHLLPEGSNLGHVGGDDFVLVCPDAVAPEVLRTLCQRFDAEKVPLYGPEDLRRGGFTATDAAGNTVPVTLSLAAVDHHGLSAHPHPAELSAVAAALRKRVKAVSAQTHTSTFLFQPGTVK, encoded by the coding sequence ATGAGCCTGCCCTCCCCCAGCAAGCCCGCACCGCCACCCCCCTGGCTGTGGAACGGAGATGAGCCGAGGGTCGCCACCGTCTTCCAGCCCATCGTCGATCTGCTCAGCGGCGAGGTGCTTGGCCACGAGGTTCTGTCGCGAGGCCTGGGCCCGGTGGAGTCCCCCAACGAGTTGTTCAACCGCGCGCGCGTGGAGGGCTTCACCTTCGAGCTGGAGCGCGCGTGCTGGACCGCTGCGGTGCGCCGCATCGCCACGTTGCCGGAGGCGCAGCGGCGCGGGCCCTTCTTCTTCAACGTCAGCCCGGACGTGCTGAGCGACGAGCGCTTTGGCGGCGCGTCCACGCTGGAGCTGCTGCGTCAGCACGGCCTGAGTCCCCAGCAGCTGGTGCTGGAGATCACCGAGCGCAGCACGTTCGAGGACACGGAGCAGCTGCGCATGCTCGCGCGGCGGTACGCGGAGCAGGGCTTCGGCATCGCGCTGGACGACTTCGGCGCGGGACACTCGGGCCTGGTGACGCTGGTGCACAGCGCGCCGGACTTCATCAAGCTGGATCAGGCGCTGGTGCGGGACATCCACCTGCACACGTACCGGCAGCACCTGGTGAAGTCGCTGGTCGCCTTCGCGCAGCGCGTGGACGCGGTGCTCATCGCCGAGGGCGTGGAGACGTGGAACGAGCTGGCCGTCCTTTTGCGCCTGGGCATCCGGCACGCGCAGGGCTACCTGCTGGCGCGGCCCGTGAGCTCCCCGCAGCGGCCGGGCGCGGACTTCGCGGAGCGCTGCCGCGAGGCCATCCGCGCCCTGCACCACCGTGAGCACGAGGACGACGAGACGGTGGGCAGCATGATCATCCGTCCGCCGTGCGCTCCGGTGACGGCGCAGGCAGTGGAGCTGGACCGGCTCTTCCGCCGCACGCCGGGCGAGGACCACGTCGTGCTGCTGGACGGAGAGCAGCCGCACGCGGTGGTGACGCGGCGGAGCTTCTACGCGCGCTTCGGGGGGGCCGCCGTCAGCGCGGCGTCCGCGCTCCCGGAGGGGCCGCGCGAGGCGCTGATGGTGGTGGAGGACGCGACGGCCATCACGGCGCTGGCGCGCATGGCGATGCGCCGTTCGCCCGAGTCCGTCTACGACCCGGTGGTGGTGACGGACGCGAAGGGCCACTTCCTGGGCACGGTGACGATGAAGCAGCTCATCGCGCGGGCCTCGGACCTGGAGCAGCACGCGGCGACGGGGGCGCATCCGCTCACGGACCTGCCCGGCAGCCGGATGATTGAGCGGTGGATCCGCGCCGCGCTCCAGGGCAGCGCGTTCACGGTCATCTACGCGGACCTGGATCACTTCGAGGCGTACAACGACCGCTACGGGTTCCTCCAGGGCGACCGGGTGATCCGCTACACGGCGAGCGTGTTGTCGGAGTGCCTGCACCTGCTGCCGGAGGGCTCGAACCTGGGCCACGTGGGCGGCGACGACTTCGTGCTCGTGTGTCCGGACGCGGTGGCGCCGGAGGTGTTGCGCACGCTCTGCCAGCGCTTCGACGCGGAGAAGGTGCCGCTCTACGGTCCGGAGGACCTGCGGCGCGGAGGCTTCACCGCGACAGACGCGGCGGGCAACACGGTGCCGGTGACGCTGAGCCTCGCGGCGGTGGACCACCACGGGCTGTCCGCCCACCCCCACCCCGCGGAGCTGTCCGCCGTCGCCGCGGCCCTGCGCAAGCGCGTGAAGGCCGTCTCCGCGCAGACGCACACCAGCACGTTCCTGTTCCAGCCGGGCACGGTGAAGTAA